In the Streptomyces sp. f51 genome, one interval contains:
- a CDS encoding class I SAM-dependent methyltransferase, with product MLTVDFSRFPLAPGDRVLDLGCGAGRHAFECYRRGAQVVALDQNAEEIREVAKWFAAMKEAGEAPAGATATAMEGDALALPFPDESFDVVIISEVMEHIPDDKGVLAEMVRVLKPGGRIAITVPRYGPEKVCWALSDAYHEVEGGHIRIYKADELLGKIREAGLRPYGSHHAHALHSPYWWLKCAFGVDNDKALPVRAYHKLLVWDIMKKPLATRVVEQALNPVIGKSFVAYATKPHLPELAGATGSAQAVSEADAT from the coding sequence GTGCTGACCGTCGACTTCTCCCGGTTCCCGCTCGCCCCCGGCGACCGCGTCCTGGACCTCGGATGCGGTGCCGGCCGGCACGCCTTCGAGTGCTACCGGCGGGGAGCCCAGGTCGTAGCCCTTGACCAGAACGCCGAGGAGATCCGCGAGGTCGCGAAGTGGTTCGCGGCGATGAAGGAGGCCGGGGAGGCGCCCGCGGGGGCCACCGCGACGGCCATGGAGGGCGACGCGCTCGCCCTGCCCTTCCCCGACGAGTCCTTCGACGTCGTGATCATCTCCGAGGTCATGGAGCACATCCCGGACGACAAGGGCGTCCTCGCCGAGATGGTCCGCGTGCTCAAGCCGGGCGGGCGCATCGCCATCACCGTGCCGCGCTACGGCCCGGAGAAGGTCTGCTGGGCGCTGTCCGACGCCTACCACGAGGTCGAGGGCGGCCACATCCGCATCTACAAGGCGGACGAACTGCTCGGCAAGATCCGCGAGGCGGGCCTGCGCCCCTACGGCTCGCACCACGCGCACGCGCTGCACTCGCCGTACTGGTGGCTGAAGTGCGCGTTCGGCGTCGACAACGACAAGGCGCTGCCCGTGCGGGCGTACCACAAGCTGCTGGTCTGGGACATCATGAAGAAGCCGCTGGCCACCCGGGTCGTCGAGCAGGCGCTGAACCCGGTGATCGGCAAGAGCTTCGTGGCGTACGCGACCAAGCCGCACCTGCCGGAGCTCGCGGGCGCCACCGGCTCCGCGCAGGCCGTTTCCGAGGCG